The Arcanobacterium pinnipediorum genome includes the window ATAAGTGAATAAGCACCGTGAGACAACATGCCATTTTTGGAACCAATACACACCATTTATTGGTCTCACAGTTTTTAGATAACGCCTATCACGTGCACGAAGATCACCGCGATGAGCTATTGTCTGATGGCGATATCGACGCATATTGGTTCTTCACATCTCATCTGCCCTTAGGTGCAGTAAACCTCGGGGATGGGATGGCAAAGCTGATTGGATCGTGCGATATTGTAGTTCGCCAAGTAACTGGTGCGACGTCGATGCTTGTGGGGTTTGCTGTAGCCTCGCGAGCCTTATCTGGAGTGCTTCGTGAGGTAGATGCTTCCCCGGATCGGATCGTTATCCTTGGGGGGCGGTTTTTTGCCTCGCATGCGATAGCAAGTGCCGTTGAGTTGGGTGCATCTGATATCGTTATCGTCAGTGATCCGGTAGGTGGTCCGGGGACTGCTCTGGCAGCGGCACATAATATGGGTGTCCATGTCTCTCAGGTGAGCCCGGAAAAATACCGTGGCGCTCAAGACGCGCTCGTAGTAGATACAGATCCTGATATTTATCAGCGCGTTAAGACCTCGTTGAATCCCGATATGTTGCCTATTCGCACATATTGGCCGGCCACCCCCGCCGAATTATCGAACGAATTTTGGGTGCGCTACCTGCGTGAACTCCTGCTAGTTGCCACTGGCCGCGATCTACCCTTTTCCCAGATAGCGAGCGTTGTGGATAAGTTTTTCACTCGCTAAAGTATTCTTTTTAGAATCTGTTGGTATGAGTGTTATCAACAGCTGGCCGATACGCATACTAGCCGTAAGTATCGGGATGGTTACGGGTTTGCTGAGCTGGCAGGGCCGCGGCGCGGATGTGATGAGCGTTGTGGCCATAAGTATTTTTTACTCGCTACTAGCGTGGAATGCAGTGATTGACGCTTACACAAAAACCCTAGTGGTGTTGGTAAGTAACTGTGCGTTGATCATCGCACTACTTGCCGATATCTGGCGCTATGGTTGGGATCTTCAATGGTGGTATCCACTAGCTGGCGCGTTGTTGATCTGCTGTTTACCACTGTGGATTTTATCTTCCGCTACCTCTGGCACCGTCATAGGAATAGGCGATGTTAGATTGCTGGTGGTCTTGGTGTGTTGGCACGGCTTAAAAGTATTGCCAGTGCTCATAATTGCGGTGGTGTGCGCTGGATGTGTAGGAGTAGTTGGCTTATTGAGTAAACGGCTGAAATTGTCTTCGACGTTGCCCTTTGGCCCATTTTTGGTTGCCGCCTCGTGGGTAGTCTCAGTGGGCAAAGAGGCTGTGAATTTGGCACAATCAGTTATATGATTCGGTGGAGTACTGCGGGTGAGTCGCATGGACGTGGGTTAATTGCTGTGATTGAAGGGATTCCTGCGGGAGTGGAATTATCTACTTCTGGTTTGGAAGCTGAATTACGACGACGGCGTGGCGGTTACGGGCGAGGTACCCGCCAGAGTTTTGAACAAGACAGATGTGCGTTTATATCTGGGGTTCGTCACGGTAAGACGTTGGGTAGCCCGATTGCGATTGAGATTCATAATAGTGAATGGTTGCGTTGGGATAGTGTTATGAATCCAGATGTTGTTGATCCCGATGAGCTACGCCGCAGTGATGGACACGGCGATGATCGTGAATTAGCTCGAAATCGTCGGCTGACCCGGCCTCGTCCCGGGCATGCAGATCTTCCGGGGGTCTTAAAATATGGATTTTACGATGTGCGCAATGTTTTAGAGCGAGCCTCGGCACGTGAAACTGCGGCGAGAGTGGCTTTAGGTTATGTTGCCAAAGAGTTGCTTCGCCATGTGGCTGGGATCGTCATTGCTGGGCACGTCGTCCAAGTTGGAGATCAGCGCGCACCTGCGCAGATACTCGATATCGGCGATATTGAGAACATAGAAAATTCTCCTGTGCGGTGTGCAAATGCGCGAACTGAGCAACTTTTTATTGACGTCATCGATACCGCGCGGCGTTTGGGCGATACGGTTGGGGGAGTAGTAGAAGTTGTGGCCTGGAATGTTCCGGTTGGACTTGGGACATATACGGTGTGGCACGAACGCTTAGATGCCCAACTTAGCGCTGCGCTGATGTCTATTCCGGCGGTTAAAGGAGTCGAGATCGGTGATGGTTTTGCTAGTGCTGGCCGGTTTGGTTCGGTAGCACATGATGAAATCTTTGCCGATCCATCCGGATTTTCTCGATCTACTAATCGTGCGGGTGGAATTGAAGGCGGAATGAGCAATGGGGAGCCAATCGTTGCTCGGATGGCGGTTAAACCGATTCCAACGGTGCCACACGCTTTACGCACGATAGATTTGGCAAGTGGTCAAGGCGCCGCTGCCATCCATCAGCGTTCCGATGTTAGCGCAGTGGTTCCAGCTGCGGTGATTGGAGAAGCGATGATGGCATTGACTCTTGCTGGCCAGGTTGTCCAACATATTGGTGCTAACACAGTTGGTGATCTGGCTAATAACATCGCTGCATACCAACAGCGTATCGCCGACCAGTTGGATGGTGAGTTTTTCCAATGACGATACAAGTTGTCTTAATCGGTATGCCAGGGGTTGGCAAAACAACGGTGGGTAAGTTGGTGGCGCGTCGGCTAGGCGTGCCTGCTTTCGATTCTGATCGTCTCATTAGCTTAGAGGCTGGGATGACGGTGGCAGAGATTTTCGAAAAATATGGCGTGGAGTATTTTCGTGAGTTGGAATATCAGGTTATTCGCCGGGCATTAGCCGACCTCCATGGCGTTTTGTCGTTGGGCGGCGGAGCCATACTCGATCCAAGAACTCGTCAATTATTAGCAGGCAAACGTGTTGTCTATATTGATGCCACCGATAGTTTATTGGTGTCTCGACTTCGCAGATCGCGCACTGTTCGTCCGGTGCTGGGTGTAGATATTGCGCGTGCAGTGGCACGGTTGCGCCTAGAACGAGAAGCGTATTATCGGCAGGTGGCATCAGATATTGTTGTCTCGGATGCTGGTGGAATTCACGTCGTCGTCGATCATGTGATAGAGACGTTGCATAAGCCGCGCTCGATATCGACTGTGTCTGGAAGTAGTGCATACGATGTGGTTGTGGGAAACGATCTGGTACAAAGTATCGTTCGTGCTGCTCATCCAGGAAGTAAAGTTTTATTGTTGCATAGCCCGAACGTCACTTCGTTTGTGAGCCGAATTGATGAGGGCTTAGCACGTTCGGGCATAGAATCCATCGCCTTCGAACTTCCCGATGCAGAGGCAGCAAAAAATATTGATGTGGTTAAGCAGGTATGGGATCTAGCTGGACATAACCATTTTGGTCGAGACGGAGTTGTGCTCGCCGTTGGTGGCGGGGCAACGACCGACGTTGCCGGTTTTGTTGCATCGACGTGGATGCGCGGGGTGCGCCTTGTGTGTGTGCCAACTACGCTGTTGGGCATGGTCGATGCAGGGATTGGTGGCAAAACAGGTATCGATACTCAATACGGTAAAAATATGGTGGGCAGTTTTTGGGCGCCTTCACATGTTTTTTGCGATACCGATGTTTTACGAACCTTACCTACCGAAGAGATCCGGAGCGGTTTAGGCGAAATCATTAAATGTGGTTTCATCGCCGATCCGGTGATTGTGTCCTTGGCGCTCGAACCTGAACTCAATTTTGCGGAATTGATTACCCGTGCTGTACGAGTCAAAGCTGAGGTTGTTGGGCATGATTTCCGCGAAACGCATTGCCGGGCGATTCTCAATTATGGACACACGCTAGCCCATGCGATTGAAGTTGTCGAAGATTACACGTGGCGCCACGGGCAGGCAGTGGCAGTGGGATGTCTGTTTGCGACCGGTCTCGCCGTAGCAGCTGGATTTCTTTCTCCTGACGTTATTATCCAGCAACGAAAGGTTTTGTCCCGACTAGGGTTGCCCACCACGTATTCAGCTAAGCGGCGGGCAGACATCGAACACACAATGCTCACCGACAAAAAGGTTAGAGATGGAAAACTGCGGTTCGTCGTCGTCGATGAAAATTATCAGATGCATTTCATCACCGATCCACCAACCGATATGCTCGACTATGCGTGGAGTGTGATTCAACCATGAGTGCTGTTATTTTGATCGGACCTGATGGCGCAGGAAAATCGACTATCTTGGCTGAATATGAGCGGCGTGGCTATCTCATTGGCGACGTCGATGAAATCGTTAGCCATACCTTGGGCGTATCTGTTGCCCAGTCGTACACCGATGTCGAAAAGTCGTTACGATACCAGGTTACCCTTGACATTGTCCGGGATTTGTTTGGCGATATTAAACAAGAGCCGGACAATCGGTTTGCCCTGGCGCTCCCTCCAGATTATGTGGATCAACATCAGATCGTCGCAGAACTACGTGCGCTACGCAGTATCGATGGGGTAGTGGTTGTGGCAATCGAGGCCAGTGTGAGCGTTTTGATGCGGCGTTTAGCGTTGCATGGTCCGCGGGTGACGAATATCGTGTTGCCGCGCAAAGAGTTTACCCTTCAGCTTCACAAACGACGTCCGCAGTATCGCCAAGATGCTGATTTTACGATCGATACGAGTGAGGAAACGATAGAAAAATGCTATGCAATGTTGCCGATGGCGTAATTATGCTCATAAATCGCCCAGCTTGACGCAGTTGGCGGTAAAAAACAGTTAAAATCCAAAAGGAATCATTGACGCTATAGATTGGATAAACGTGGCAACCACAAATGACCTCAAGAACGGTATGGTGCTTAAGATTGACAACCAACTTTGGCAGGTTGTTGAATTTCAGCACGTCAAGCCAGGCAAGGGCCCAGCTTTCGTGCGTACTAAGTTAAAGAATGTACTTTCCGGAAAGAACGTCGATAAGACTTTTAATGCTGGAGTCAAAGTCGAGACAGCAACTGTTGATCGTCGTGATATGCAGTATCTGTACAACGATGGTACTGATTTTATCTTCATGGATCTCGATAATTATGAACAACTTCCAGTGAGTGCTGAAATTGTTGGCGATGCCAAGAACTACATGCTGGAAAATTCAAACGTTATCGTTGCCATGCATGAAGGTGCAGTTCTTTTCATTGAATTACCAGCTTCAGTTGTTTTGGAAGTGACCTACACTGAGCCAGGTTTGCAAGGTGATCGTTCTAATTCTGGAACCAAGCCGGCAACAGTAGAAACAGGCTACGAGTTGCAGGTGCCACTCTTCCTTGATCAGGGCACGAAGATCAAGGTCGATACACGTACTGGCGAATATATCAACCGCGCCTGATGAGTACTACATCATCGGCACAGCAACGGCCTCGTAAAGGTCGCAAAGGGCGTTCACTACAACGCCAACGTGCCTTAGATGTGCTTTACGAAGCGGATCTAAGGAGTGGAGAAATTGATCTCAGCGAACTTTTAGAGCAACGCAGTCAACAATCGCCCGCCCAAGAACCAATCAAAGCCTACGGGCAAGAGATTGTGCGAACATACGTCGAGTGGGCCGATAACGTCGATTCAATGATTGAGGCCGCATCTCCGCAATGGTCGCTGGCTCGAATGAGCATTGTTGATCGCAGTCTCCTGCGCATCGGTACGACAGAACTGATGTTTATGGACGTCCCGATCGCCATTGTCATCAA containing:
- the aroC gene encoding chorismate synthase, with translation MIRWSTAGESHGRGLIAVIEGIPAGVELSTSGLEAELRRRRGGYGRGTRQSFEQDRCAFISGVRHGKTLGSPIAIEIHNSEWLRWDSVMNPDVVDPDELRRSDGHGDDRELARNRRLTRPRPGHADLPGVLKYGFYDVRNVLERASARETAARVALGYVAKELLRHVAGIVIAGHVVQVGDQRAPAQILDIGDIENIENSPVRCANARTEQLFIDVIDTARRLGDTVGGVVEVVAWNVPVGLGTYTVWHERLDAQLSAALMSIPAVKGVEIGDGFASAGRFGSVAHDEIFADPSGFSRSTNRAGGIEGGMSNGEPIVARMAVKPIPTVPHALRTIDLASGQGAAAIHQRSDVSAVVPAAVIGEAMMALTLAGQVVQHIGANTVGDLANNIAAYQQRIADQLDGEFFQ
- the efp gene encoding elongation factor P yields the protein MATTNDLKNGMVLKIDNQLWQVVEFQHVKPGKGPAFVRTKLKNVLSGKNVDKTFNAGVKVETATVDRRDMQYLYNDGTDFIFMDLDNYEQLPVSAEIVGDAKNYMLENSNVIVAMHEGAVLFIELPASVVLEVTYTEPGLQGDRSNSGTKPATVETGYELQVPLFLDQGTKIKVDTRTGEYINRA
- the aroB gene encoding 3-dehydroquinate synthase; the protein is MTIQVVLIGMPGVGKTTVGKLVARRLGVPAFDSDRLISLEAGMTVAEIFEKYGVEYFRELEYQVIRRALADLHGVLSLGGGAILDPRTRQLLAGKRVVYIDATDSLLVSRLRRSRTVRPVLGVDIARAVARLRLEREAYYRQVASDIVVSDAGGIHVVVDHVIETLHKPRSISTVSGSSAYDVVVGNDLVQSIVRAAHPGSKVLLLHSPNVTSFVSRIDEGLARSGIESIAFELPDAEAAKNIDVVKQVWDLAGHNHFGRDGVVLAVGGGATTDVAGFVASTWMRGVRLVCVPTTLLGMVDAGIGGKTGIDTQYGKNMVGSFWAPSHVFCDTDVLRTLPTEEIRSGLGEIIKCGFIADPVIVSLALEPELNFAELITRAVRVKAEVVGHDFRETHCRAILNYGHTLAHAIEVVEDYTWRHGQAVAVGCLFATGLAVAAGFLSPDVIIQQRKVLSRLGLPTTYSAKRRADIEHTMLTDKKVRDGKLRFVVVDENYQMHFITDPPTDMLDYAWSVIQP
- a CDS encoding prepilin peptidase; the encoded protein is MSVINSWPIRILAVSIGMVTGLLSWQGRGADVMSVVAISIFYSLLAWNAVIDAYTKTLVVLVSNCALIIALLADIWRYGWDLQWWYPLAGALLICCLPLWILSSATSGTVIGIGDVRLLVVLVCWHGLKVLPVLIIAVVCAGCVGVVGLLSKRLKLSSTLPFGPFLVAASWVVSVGKEAVNLAQSVI
- the nusB gene encoding transcription antitermination factor NusB; its protein translation is MSTTSSAQQRPRKGRKGRSLQRQRALDVLYEADLRSGEIDLSELLEQRSQQSPAQEPIKAYGQEIVRTYVEWADNVDSMIEAASPQWSLARMSIVDRSLLRIGTTELMFMDVPIAIVIKEITSLVRDFSNDKAVGFTMGVLNRIAEIRSAETSGRATE